In one window of Pseudodesulfovibrio sediminis DNA:
- the mobA gene encoding molybdenum cofactor guanylyltransferase, which produces MSLSVVHMEGAYTLASRLWTLSICHGLIYRAVMDIAGIILAGGLGSRMGYVKKAFMEIGGRTVLDRLLAVYVPLFSEIVISARDRADFAGYGHVVAEDRFAARSSLTGIHAGLDAMTASHGFISACDAPFVQGGLIALLLAEATPDMDVIIPIKEDGYMEPLSAVYSKRCLPFIEDQLKREDYKIIRFFDQVQVKTVPLDRLAAGDPHHVSFFNVNGPDDLVQAETLARDLGL; this is translated from the coding sequence ATGAGTTTGAGCGTCGTCCACATGGAGGGAGCATACACGCTTGCATCCCGTTTGTGGACCCTTTCAATTTGTCACGGCTTGATCTACCGTGCGGTCATGGACATCGCAGGTATCATCTTGGCCGGAGGGCTCGGCTCCCGTATGGGGTACGTGAAAAAGGCGTTCATGGAAATTGGCGGTCGGACCGTGCTGGACAGGCTGCTGGCCGTGTATGTACCGTTGTTTTCTGAAATCGTCATCTCGGCCCGGGACAGGGCGGACTTTGCCGGTTACGGGCATGTGGTTGCCGAGGATCGCTTTGCAGCCCGCAGTTCCCTGACAGGCATCCATGCGGGGTTGGACGCCATGACCGCCTCCCACGGATTCATTTCGGCGTGCGATGCCCCGTTCGTGCAGGGTGGGCTGATAGCGCTGCTGCTTGCGGAAGCGACCCCGGACATGGACGTAATCATCCCCATCAAGGAAGACGGGTACATGGAGCCGCTTAGCGCGGTGTACTCCAAGCGGTGTCTCCCGTTTATCGAGGACCAGCTCAAGCGCGAGGACTACAAGATCATCCGCTTTTTTGATCAGGTGCAGGTCAAGACGGTTCCGCTCGATCGTTTGGCCGCAGGTGATCCGCATCATGTTTCGTTTTTCAATGTCAACGGGCCTGACGATCTGGTGCAGGCCGAGACACTGGCCCGGGACCTCGGCCTGTAA
- a CDS encoding alpha/beta hydrolase encodes MWTTLKLIGLLALCYGAIIVWMYFSQRGMIYLPRQALVATPDEIGLPFEDVRLTNRLGTEIHGWWLPVEHPRFTLLFSHGNGGNISHRLESLRIFHDLGLNVLIYDYSGYGQSHGEPGETATQADARAAWDWLVENRKVSPDSIILFGRSLGGAVATALTAELAETHATLPAGLILESTFTSVPDMGASLYPWLPVRYLARYQYDSETALSALDVPALFLHSRDDDVVPYTLGHRLFTRYKGRKSFAELQGDHNTGFLETGQSYAGALDSFLATLAQ; translated from the coding sequence ATGTGGACGACGCTCAAACTCATCGGCCTCCTGGCGCTCTGTTATGGCGCCATCATTGTCTGGATGTATTTTTCCCAGCGGGGGATGATCTATTTGCCCCGGCAGGCGCTGGTGGCCACGCCGGACGAAATTGGACTGCCCTTTGAAGACGTTCGTCTGACCAACCGGCTGGGCACGGAAATACACGGCTGGTGGCTCCCCGTAGAGCATCCCCGCTTCACCCTGCTTTTTTCCCATGGTAACGGCGGCAACATCTCCCATAGGCTGGAGTCGCTCCGCATTTTTCACGACCTCGGGCTCAACGTGCTCATCTATGACTATTCGGGGTATGGCCAGAGCCATGGTGAACCGGGTGAGACCGCCACACAGGCTGATGCGCGGGCCGCCTGGGACTGGCTCGTCGAGAACCGGAAAGTCTCCCCCGACTCCATCATCCTGTTCGGACGAAGTCTGGGAGGGGCAGTCGCGACAGCACTGACCGCAGAGCTGGCAGAGACCCACGCGACGCTCCCGGCGGGCTTGATCCTTGAATCCACGTTCACCTCGGTGCCGGACATGGGCGCTTCTCTCTATCCGTGGCTTCCCGTGCGATACCTGGCCCGGTATCAGTATGACAGCGAGACCGCGCTGAGCGCACTCGACGTCCCCGCCCTATTCCTGCACAGCCGTGACGATGACGTGGTGCCATACACGTTGGGGCACAGGCTCTTTACAAGGTACAAGGGCCGAAAATCCTTTGCCGAACTGCAGGGCGACCACAATACCGGGTTTCTTGAAACAGGGCAGTCCTATGCCGGGGCACTGGACAGCTTCCTGGCGACCTTGGCCCAATAA